GGATCAATTGTCTAATTTTTTTATTGGGATTTTATTGTGGGGTTTAGTTGGTGCAAGACTTTGGTATGTAATCCTTAATACTGATTACTATTGGATGAACCCAATTGAAATTCCACAAATCTGGTTAGGTGGTCAAAGTATTCAAGGTGGAATTATTGGTGGGGCTTTAGGCACTTGGATTTTTGATAGAAACAACTATTTAACAAAGCTTGCAATAGCAGCAACAGTGGTGCCTCTTGCTCAAGCAATCGCTCGCTGGGGTAATTTTTTTAATGAAGAAGCGTATGGCTCAATGACCAATGTGCCTTGGGGCTTGTATATCAGCCATACTGAGCAATTCCATCACCCTTGTTTTCTATATGAATCTATTTGGAACCTTATTAGTTTCACGATTTTGATGGTGAGTTTTAAATCATCTCGTCCACTAAGACAAATCGCCAAGTATCTTTTACTATATTCAATCGGACGTTTGTTGATTGAACAATTGCGTTTGGATCAAATCTTAGTTATGGACGGTATGATGTCGGCAGGTACTTTGATGGCGATAGTTGGGATAGTTGTTGGGCTTGGGATGATAATTACAAGCCAATCTGCCTCAAAGCATTCATAGTCTCCTCATAGCTAGACTGCTCATATATTTTTTGTTTAAGGAAAGCATCAATCTTGGATTTAAGTGCAATAGCCTGGTCGATAGTGGGATTGGTACCGCGTTGGTAAGCGCCAATATTGATCAAGTCTTCGTTTTCAGCATAGACTGCCATTAAGTTACGCATTTTGCCAGCGAGGTCTTGCTGCTCGTCACTTGTGATATCAGGGAAGAGA
The sequence above is a segment of the Cyanobacteriota bacterium genome. Coding sequences within it:
- the lgt gene encoding prolipoprotein diacylglyceryl transferase — translated: MIFASPGATLIEWGPVAIRWYGLLYAVGFLVALEVAAKYVCTPNITKDQLSNFFIGILLWGLVGARLWYVILNTDYYWMNPIEIPQIWLGGQSIQGGIIGGALGTWIFDRNNYLTKLAIAATVVPLAQAIARWGNFFNEEAYGSMTNVPWGLYISHTEQFHHPCFLYESIWNLISFTILMVSFKSSRPLRQIAKYLLLYSIGRLLIEQLRLDQILVMDGMMSAGTLMAIVGIVVGLGMIITSQSASKHS